The genomic segment gagagaggaaggaggaaggtcCTGAAGGAATCTCCCATGTCAGTGGGTTAGCAAGATGGAACCTCATACCCACTCACAGTTAAGGCCTAGAAATACCTTCAAAGAAATATgtagtcggccgggcgcggtggctcaagcctgtaatcccagcactttgggaggccgagacgggcggatcacgaggtcaggagatcgagaccatcctggctaacacggtgaaaccccgtctctactaaaaaaaaatacaaaaactagccgggcgaggtggcgggcgcctgtagtcccagctactcgggaggctgaggcaggagaatggcgggaacccgggagacggagcttgcagtgagctgagatccggccacagcactccagcctgggcgacagagcgagactccgcctcaaaaaaaaaaaaaaaaaaaaaaaaaaaagaaatatgtagtCACACACACTGCCTAGTTCTGATGACAAAGGTGTCGGTAATACTTGATTATTTACTTGATCTGTATTTAAATGCTGAGAGATGACAAGTCGTTCCTGGTGAGATGACTTAGGGAGGACTCTTGAAGGAAGCAAGGCTTTGGCAGTGAGGAGGGACATTCACTGGAGCGAAGCAGTGTGTGGCTGGGTGTAAAAGGTAGTTCTATAGAGAATGGCAGTCTATttttgccctgccctgccctgccaggTGACCTGACACCTCATCTCCTTTCAACTTAGGCAAGTCTCCTGGCTTGTGAAGGCCTAGCAGGTGTGAGTTTGGTTCCCACTGCAGCCAGCAAGAAGATGATGCTGAGCCAGATTGCCGGCAAGCAGGCCGAGAATGGCGAGCGGGCAGGTAGCCCTGATGTGCTGAGGTGCTCGAGTCAGGTACAGCGCTTGAGTCCATTGTGGCACCTGGGGATTGGGTGGCCCAAGCTCTCTGCCAGGAGATACCAAGCTCTGATTCCTTGATGCTTCTGCATAGGGAAGTGGGGCAAGGGGATCCAGCTGGGGAATGGATGAACATTGGTATTTCAGAAAGCTAAGGAAGGTCTTTTGTGTACCTTCAACTCTTTAAGACCAGGTGATTGGAGAAGAAATAGTTGTATATTTCCTCTAAGCTTTCGGGGCAGGTGGTTTACTCTCATTTATGAATTTTGTCTGAGAGCTGCACTGGGTCTCATCTCATCTTCTGAGATGGGCTGTGAGTTTAGATTTGATTTGTCTTCAAAGGGTCACCGAAAAGACAGTGATAAGTCCCGGAGCCGCAAAGATGATGACAGCTTGTCTGAGCCCTCTCATTCAAAAAAGACTGTTAAAAAGGCAGGTAATGGGGTGGCCCCCCAACTCATACAGTTTGGTAATGGGGTAatattcctcctccttccctctaccATGTAACCTGGAGCTTTCTCTAGATGCTTTGATCTCTGATAGCCAGTGAGTGAGTCACCCAGATTTCATCTAGAGACTACCTTGGTAGTTGATCTCTAGCCTTGCTGGAACAGTAGAGTACAGGTTGGGGAGCATGAGATCCCAGATCCCGTGGCATGGGGGCAGGCAGGCTCCAGCTCAAGTCATACTCAGACTGCTGGGTTTGACAGGATAGACAGCTTACCCACTCCACCTCCTTCCCCAAAGGGTCTCTTACCTCCATGGAGTACAGGAGATGGCAGCACCTTTAGACAGCATCAGAGAGGTTCCTTTCTTCAGCAGCTGGAAGTGGACCCAGAGTAGAACAGTCTCTCCAGGAAGAGGGCAGTGGTGGCCTCATGACATGCCTGATTATTGCCCCCAGGTGGTGGTAGTGGAACAAAATGGTTCTTTTCAAGTAAAGATTCCCAAAAATTTTGTTTGTGAACACTGCTTTGGAGCCTTTCGGAGCAGTTACCACCTAAAGAGGCACATCCTTATTCACACTGGTAAGTGTCTTGCTTATATTCAAAAGAGGGAGAATAGTCTATCGCTTGTATTCCATGTCTGTTTGTGGCTCTAGTTGGGTTTATTTTAATGGGTattagaaatgaaggaagaagatgAGTCAGTGAAGCAGAGAGATTGCGTGGCTTTGTATCTGTTGTCACTGAGACCAGCACCTTTGGGGACCCCTCCCCATTTATGATCACTTAGGTGTCTACATATTACTAATAGCTAAAGTTTCTGAGAAAATAACTGGAATGAGGTCCCTACCATACATACCTCCCCACATTCACTTCTCTCTCCACTTGGGCCAGGTGAGAAGCCATTTGAGTGCGATATATGTGATATGCGTTTCATCCAGAAGTACCACCTGGAACGCCACAAGCGTGTGCACAGTGGTGAAAAGCCTTACCAGTGTGAACGGTGTCATCAGGTAAGGCTCATCCCTGCTGCAATCCCCCACACACTTTTCCTTCCCCAAGAATCAGGGCCACCCTCCCCTCCTGCCTGACAAAAGAGCCACCAGCATTGCTCGCCATATAATAGTTGGCACATCAGGGTGAGGTGCATCTGTCTGGCCTTATGCAGCTGATCATGGGGAGGAGCAGTTAGAagattgtaataataataataataatagcatttcatgatcacttactctgtgccaggcactatgagAGCATACTTTACACagatgattttatttaatcttcacattgACTCCCTAAGGTAGCTGTATTGTCCTTATTTCACATATGGGAAAATtgagattcagagaagttaagtttCCCAAGGACACAGCAGATCACgaacagagctgggattcagtcCAACTTCAGAGCTCATGCACTTTGGAGGAAGAGATACAATCTTTGCTCTGGGGGTCAGTATCTGATCTGATGAGAATGTAAGAGCTGGGGCCAAAACAAGACAAGAACAAGAGATGAGAaatgataatagctaacacttcCTGGATGCATTGCTAGGTCCCAAGCTTTGCTCCGCACTCTTACATTGAATCTTCAGACACTAGAATAAaagctctatgagggcagagACTTCGTTCCTCTGGTTCTCTACTCTGTATCTGCCTTGAGAtagatactcaataaatctttgatGACTAAAGCAGCTGTGCTGTGAGTAGGTACTTTTAGCCTCGCTTTACAGTTTTGTAGATGAGTGTACAGATTCTGGGctgttaggtaacttgcccaaggtcacacagctgctgaGCGATAGAGCCAAGATTCAGCCCCAGGCGCTCTGGCCCGAGAGCTTGCATTCTCCACCACCGTGTGCTCTTGCTGTCTGCGCGCAGGCTGAGGGGATGGAGAATGTGGTATCTGCCTCCTGTGAAAGTAATGAGGTAGCCAACAGGTAGCTGAGTTTCCCCCTCAGGCACTTAACCCTCCCTTTCTTCTCAGTGTTTTTCTCGGACAGATCGATTACTCAGACACAAACGGATGTGCCAAGGGTGCCAGTCCAAGACTTCCGACGGGCAGTTTTCTCTATAGGCGCAAGGGGCCCCCGGGTGGTGGGAGTGATCAGAAGAACCTGCCGAAGAGCACACCCCCTCTGGTCTGATGGTCCCACCAACGCCCCATGTGAACCTGTCCCACTCCTGGAGGAGTGGACCCAGGAGACCAGAAGAATGCATCAGGGGACAGTGGCCCCAGAACCTCAGCTCTGTAAATAATCTGAGACTATGAGTATCTTGGGGAAGTTCTTACAGCATTCCTGGGTAGGGGAGCTAGTCCCTGGACCCTTGGCTGAGGTCATAGGTGGGGACTCAAGGTACAGGACCAAGACTGAAGTGTGGCTCCCACAACCTTGGACTCCAGCTGGCAGCTGAAATGGAAAAGATTGGGGAAGGGGATTTGTTTgttctgttcttgtttttgtttatccAAAAGCAACTTCAGCAGGTACACTGTGGACACAGGTAATCCAGAGGTATAAGCGTCCTGGTCCAAAGTAGGGACTATAGCTGGTCCAGCTCTCCCCAAAAATTGGGTTTTTAGTTGTAGCAGCTCCTCAGTGTTTCACAGTCCTGCACTTCACCTCCTTTTTGAGGAAGAATAAGATCAGGAATGGCAGCTGAGCTTACTTTGGCTTCCTTATACACTGTAGGGATAAAAGGAAAAACGGGGTGGAGCAGACGAGGACTGGATCCAAAAAGTGGATGGCACCTCTTCCTTCCTCAAGGGAAAAGGAAGAGTTGTGCCTGTGGGTGTTGTCATGGCCCATGTCACATTGGCACCTGATGGCATCAGCTCAAGTGCCTTTAGGAGGAAACTTGGGTGAGAGTGGCCCGTGAagcccctttcttcttttcttggggAGTTGGTCTTGGAGATGGTTTGTGGCTACCTCGCTGCCATTGACTCCTAAAGTGAGACGTGTTGAGCAAGGAGTCATGGATGTCAAAGTGGGTTCTCTCTCCTTGTGCCCTCTTAGGAACAACCCAAGACTGGTCCCAAGTTGGCTAACAGCTGCTCAAGAAACAAAGGAATCTGGGGTCTTCTGACATGCCTGTTGAGCAGTAGGAGCTGTTCTCCCTCCCCAAGTCCTATCACTGTATTCAGGTAGAGGAGGTTGGGAGGGGTCTGTCCTTTGGTCCCAAAAAAACAAGATCTCAGCTTCCTTTCTAATGGCCATCCCTACCCAACAgagtgtgggggatgggggtgggggtgctgcaGAGAAAAGACTAAAGAAGAAACCTAATGTAGGTTCCATTCTTAACCATATTCTTTGCTCCTCTCTGCTCCAATACCACCACCTTGTCCACTCCCAAAAAAGTaatcaggggtgtgtgtgtggatgtgtgtgtgagatatgAGTGCGTGTATTTGTATGCTTGCAAGAGATGGCATAGTAATGAGCCAAACACTTCTCTGGCCCTCACCTTCGGGGAGGATGAGTGGAAAATAGCCTCCTCTTGCCCAAACATGAAGGGTGCTTGAGGTCTCAGCAGGAGCTGAAGAACACAATTTAGGGAACAGAAGGGCTTttgttttggagggttttttttttttttttttttaagattaaattcAACAGCCTAGTGGTTAGGGTGTTTCTAACCCAAGCCAGGGCCTGTGAACATGAATTTTCTAAGGTGAAATAAACCTTTTCTTTCTGCTAAAGAAAGAATCCTTATGGGAAGTTCTGGGGTTTGGTTGACCCCCACTGTAACCTGACCTGCCCTGTGGCGGGTAAGGGAACTATCTTAGTAATCATGGAGACTGGGTGAACCTGAGTACCAAGCTGTCAGTAGGgtctttttttcccagaaaacGTAAAGAATGGGATGATTCCTGGCTGTTACCTATTCTGgaggggtggggttggggagggggttGTCCATACCTCTGTGGTATGAGTATTTCACGGAAAAAGCAGGCATGGCACCCATTCGATTTTCCCTGACAGCATCTGAGATCCTTTTGGGGAGACGCTGAGGAGTGTGTGCTGCCGTGTACTCATTGCTTTATGCTGACACTCCCATTTGATGTGGTCCAGAACTTAGACCTCAGTCCTTGGATCAGCCCTGTGGTCCCTGCAAGCAGGGGCATCTTTCTGCATGTGAGCCAGCCCCCTTCCTGTTCAAGGGTTCTGCTGGAGCTGGGGTTTTCGTCCTTCTCTTCTGGGATGATTCACCCCACATCTTCCAGCACCCtgtaaaccattttaaaatgtttagaaaactATCCTCccaaaaatgcttttgaaaatgagAGGCCTTTCTCCCTGCCACTTACAGCTAATCTGTTTGGCATAGGGGTGTATGTGGAGAGACTCACATGAGTGACCTATGCCCCTATGTGTACTAATGTGTGTACTGGGTCAGAAGGTGCCCTGGGTTCCCACAGACCTTGGTTTCCTGCCTGGATGGGTGGGAGCGAGGGAACTTCAGAGAGTATGTGCGAACAGCCATAGCAGAGCCACCCCTGCCAGGGACCCAGTGAGGGAAACTCAGGAGCAGGTGGTTGGTTCAGTTCCCACGCCGATATCTGGGGTAATGGATGTGTGAGAAGAGAGAAGCAAAGCAGTGAAAGGAGTTATTCCACATCCAGAGGGCCCGGGAGTCCCACAGATACCCCAGGGAAGCCACTGACTCAGACCGCTGCAGAGGCTCCTGGGCCCAATGCCTCACCCCTGCTGGCCAGCATGGGGCCTAGCACTGGAAGATGCCTCAGGTGTGTTTGGAGTAGGGGAGATGGAAATAGGGCAGGCTCTCAGAGACCAGGACGGAGAGTCAGGGAACCTGGGAAAGAGTAGTGCCAGTTCCGGGTAGGCTGCTGCACCAGGCCCTACCAGCCCAGGCTATAAAGAGTCTGCTTTGCCCCAAGTCTTTTCCATCCACGCCCAACAGCCTCGTCATCACTTAGCTACTGATCGCGCCCATGGCTTGACATTGGAGGGTTACATTAGTGGAGTCTGCCACAGCTTCTAACCCTCTCCCCAGATGCCCTTTGCCCTCCCCAGATGGCCTCTGCTGTGGCCCTGGGGTTTTATCAACTGTCCCGTTCCTATCCTcctctccaccttttttttttttttaataatatacttaTTTTGCTATGGGGGAGGGGAATATCAAATGGACAAGATCACTTTTAAATGGTAGTTTTTATAAGATGTTATAAACTTGTATCTTTTTACCATTAAAGTGCAGTGTATGTTCCTTCGTGATACATTTaggatatttaaataaaaggaaaatggggCTTTTCTACTACCTCCTCTTTGGGGAAGCTTTTTCATACTGGTTTTagttgttttccttccttttttctccctataTAATCACCCCACAACTTCCAGCACCCTATAAGCCATTTTAAAACCCCTTCTCCACAGAGGAGCAAACAAGTAGGAGCAAAAACAGGGCATCAGTTCTgagcaagaggaaaaaaagcacaCGCAGCAGAATGGAAGGGGGTTAGACACCAACAGATGCAGTGTCTCTGGTCTGGGACCCACCTGCATCCGCAGAGGCCCTTTCCAGACCTGGCTTCCAGGGTCCCAGGGCGCACCTCAGGATTCTCCTGCACATTCGCGCTTGggcccctctccctgccctcagGTGGCAGGAGGAAGATGGACAAGAACTTTCCCGAGGCCAGGCTATAAACAGCCTGCTTTGGCCTTGATGAGGTAAAGAAAAGTGACAGCTGTGGTCTGAGGTAAGACTCTTTATTATATACTTGGGTGGGGTAGCCCAGGTGGATGCAAGGTTGCAGGGATGGGAAGCAGCCCTCTTGGGTGTCACTCTGAAAATGAAGTAGGGTGGTGGCCGCTCCTCGTCAGTGAATTAGTCCCCTACCAAGGTCTTACAGACCCACCCTTCCTTTCACCCTTCAGTTCCCACTGTCCTCCAAGGAGAGGAGCCTTGGGTGAGGGTCCCTCCCTCCTTCAGAGAGTGGGACTGTCTGCCTCTTGAAAGCGAGGATTGATGGTGGTCGTGATGGCACTTTTGTAGAGAGGATTACTGTCCTGAGGAAAGATGTTGCAGATTATGAGCAAAAATCCCAGGATTCCTTGTCCCCTTTCTAGACCTAAGAGGCCAGTCTTGAGCCGAATCCTAGGAGCTGATGGAAGTTAGCAGAGGGATTGGTTACATGTGCCAGGCGCTGAGGGAACCCAGTGGGAGGAATCAGGGATGGGCTTGTGGTGGGGAGACAGCTAAAAGGGGGCCTAACCAGGAAGTTTCACCTGCTTCCAGTTGAGTTGTTGCCGCTCCTTCTCAAAGCGACTGTATTCCCGGCGGTCATAGATTTCCACCGAGAGCCGGTAAGCCAggaccagccccagccccactgcCACGATGCCCCCTACGCAGCCCAGCACAATGGCCTGGGTGTGGTCTGCTCCCTCTGTGAACAAGAAACCAGACACACTTGTGGGAGCTGGAGCATAGGGACAGATCAACAGTTGTTCATGGTGTGTCCAGCCTGTCCAACCCTGTCACTGAAAGCAAAGGGAACCCAGCAAGGTCCAGGGTTATTCTCACTGCCCAGGGCCTTAGCCTTGTCCACTTGCTCAGTCGCCTCTGCCTTTGTTCTGGATTCacagttctgcctcagcccccatcCTGTTTCCCATTATCTTCACTCTGCATCCCCAGAGTTGAGACCCTACCCATCAAACTTCAAGGGTTTGTGGCATCCCTGACCACTTACTTTCTTGGGGTCTCACTCTGAGCACGACCCTGCCTCTGGCATCATCCTCCACCAAGAAGAAGAACAAGTGGTTGTCCAGGGTCCTCTCTTTGCACCAGCCATCATCCAAGATAGGGGCCAAGACCAGGGTCACATTGGTATGGGCACAAGCTGTACTGCAATTGGTGGCCAGGAGGCCAGTCCCAAAGGCCCCACACTCTGCACAGTCCCTATGCAGTAGATGCCAATAAGTTACCAGCTGGGTAGTTGTCACCCAATGCCCTTTACCCAACTACAAGCAGGAAGGAGAGTAGGCAGATGGGAGTGGCTCAACAAGCCCCACTGTGCCCCTGCTCCCAAGACGCAAGACCTGAGGCCTCACCGGTGTCTCTCACATGGTGTCTTGCAGCCTGGGCATTGGTCACATAGAGCACCGTAGTAGCCATCCGAGCATTGGCAGCGGTTGCATTTGCAGCGTCCATGCCCACTGCAGAGCCCTCCCTCGGGACTGATGCAACTGTCCATGTCCCCACTGCATTCGCATGCTCTGCCCGTGCGGTTGGCATGACAGTGACATACTCCACATTGGCAGCGACCAAAGCCTGGGGTAGAGCCATGCAGAGGGTGACAACCATACTCCACACACACAGTTGGCCATCACATGGCACCACAAGCGCATGCATCCAGTCTTTTTCAAGTATGCCAAACACACTCTCTAACCCATACACCAGAATCTTTGACATTTGCCTTCCATGCCAGGAGACTCCCAGAGCCTAAGTGCCTTGGGAAGGTCTCTCAGACCCTGCCCTTCTCCCCAAGGTACCTCCACAGAGGATGCCCTCATGTCGCTCACAGCTGGCATCGTCACACTCGCACAGATGTCCAGAGCTCTGTCCATTGCACCTGCAGTGTCCACATTGGCACTGACCCTTTCCGCTGCATAGGGGCCCTGTGCCATTGGGAGCCCGGCACCCAGATTCCAGATCTAAGGAGGACAGCTCAGCCTCAGAGCACTCACAGAGCCGGCCTAGGCGGCCGGGGGCACAGCTGGGAGGGGAAGGCAAAGGAGGGAAGTAGGTCAGAGGGTTTGATCACCCCTGACTTGTCTCTCCCAGGAACCTCTAAACCCAAGTTCTCAAGAGTTGGAGAAAGACAACTGAAGGAATAAGTATAGTGGAACACCGACGAGGGGTGAGAGAGTGGAGGGAGCCGCAGTCAAGAGGAGGGCCTGAACATATCTGGGAAGCTTCAAGGGATGAAATTGAGTGGGGAGTCTAGGGATGTCAAGGATACTCCTGTGGGGGGAATGGAAAGCAGCGGAGGAATACGGGCCAGGGTTGGTCGTTTGTTGTCAGCcagctgggggaagggaagaggaggccCTCACCTGCATACCCCACATTGTAGGTGTCCCTGGCCATCACTGCAGTGGGGAGCCTGGGCCTGGGTGTCACTGCAGTTACAGTCACACAGCGTGTGCAACTCCACAGTCAGCTCCTCTGAGAAGCCAAGGGCCCGGAGCCTCAGGAGATGGGGCTCTGGGAGGCAGTGGGTGGCTTGGAGGGAAACCCAGAAAGTCACCTAAGAACAGGGTAGGCAGGAATCAGGCCATGGTTATACAAACACACCAAACTCACCCAGAACCTCACCCCTTAGATCATCCAGAACCTCACCCCTTAGTAAATGAAGAGATGGGGTCATGGTAACACCCAACTCCTAGAAACTTTACCTGAGGAAGCCACTCAGACTACTTcaggaaggatggatggaggatTACCCCAGGCTCTCCCATCACTCCCCATTCCTGCCCCCCATCTTTCCCTGCCTGCTTAATttcccactcccacctccccctGCCCGCCCGCCTTCTGCCTGTGCTTGCTGGCTCTCACCGTCTGGTTGATTCGGACATGGTTGCACTGTCCTCGATCCTCAGCCTTACCCTCCGTCTTCTCAGGACTCTCACACTGGGATTCGTAAGAAATGTGGACCCCAGGAGGGAGTGAAGAGTGTTCAAGGGTCACAGTGGAAGACAGGCTCTATGGGAAGAGAGCAAGTGGATAACCACGTGAAGGCAGGAAaggaccccacccccaccttaTGTCCTCTCCAGGTGTTCCCAGTTCTGCCAGCACCCTGCCCTCTGCCACCTGGGGCTCCTTACATTCTGCCCAGTCGAGGCATTTCTGGAGGGAGGACCCATGAGAACCTTGCATAGAATATACAGGATCCAGAGGCCTCTAGTACAGCATTTCAGTGCAGAGACCATGTTTGTGAAGCCCCACATCAGGACACATAACCTGGGTGCATGCCAGGTCTAAAGGGCAAATTCATTACAGAGTTTGTCTTGGGAAATTTGATACTGTCTCAGATTTTTTTGCCATAGGTTTAGGAGATGCTCCGTTATCAGGAAGCCTACAGCCTAGTTGCAGAGATAAGACCTAAACCACTAAGAGTTTTTATGGTTCCTTCTACCTGTAAAATTCTATGGTTCTTGTGAAAAATAGCTCtgaattatttataaacatagtGAAAGCAGGCTCCAGATCTCACATTGTTTATGTACAGACTGGGGAAAAATGCCAGCCCTTCTGTTTGttatctttgtgaccttggacaagtcacttagcCTTGTGtgggtttcctcctctgtaaaagagGGATGATAACAGTTACGAAGCAAGGCTTTTGGCGGGGTTAAATGAAGTAGAAACAGTATGTACACCTAGGATGATGGGTGTGTGAAATAAAAGCTCAGTGACTGAAACTTTCCTGGCAGGCTGCACTCTGCCAGGTGAGGAGGTGGGGCGGGGATCTGAGCTCCATGCTCTCTGCACGTCAGATGTTTAAGATTTATGAATGTAAGATTGAACAATTAATGACAGCCACATGCAGACTATAGGTAGGAGCTGTGGAATGTTAGACCAAAAAGTGACCATTTCCCCTTAGTTCTGCCACCCCACCCAAGGACCCCTTTCCACCTTTCCCTAGTGCCCACCCTCACCATCTCCCCCTCGTTTGGCCCCTCACATTATAAGCATCCATGATGAGCTGTACCACATTGCTGGAGTCCTCACTCAGCTCCCCAACCGCAGACTTAGGAATCAGCTTACTCAGCTCCTGAGTTATGGGGAGTTAAGGGAAATGGTAGGTCACAGCTCTAGGAAAATGGGCTCCTGGGGGTCTGGAAGGAGGGCATATGGGGGACAGAGAATGGATCTTTGGGGGAATTGAGAaaggctggggtggggctggggatcTGACATGTAGACAGCTCTCACCTGGTAGACAGGCAGTGCAGCACTGGTGACAGCAAAGATGGGCTGGATGTTTGCTGCAGAGAGGGCCTGGGCTACCTGACCCACAGAGGGGTAGTCCTAGGGCAGGGAGCAGGGACAAGGTGAGCCCcacaggtctctcccacaacatgcaAGGTGCCCTCAGCCTGGGGAATCCAGGAACCAAGGTTCCACCAGCTGGAGGAGCCCTGGAGGCTTGCTATGGAATAGGAAGGAGGTAGGGAAAGGTGTCCTGTCTCCACAGCTGAAAGGAGGAACTGCTGGGGAAGATGGCAGGTGTCTACAGGGTGGTTACTGGTGAGGACTGTAAGGCTGGGAGTGGGAGTCCTGGAAGGAAAGAGGTATGGCTCAAATGGGGAGAGGCGGGGTGACTATAGGGACTCACAAACTCTGTGCTGCGACTGTAGAGGCCATTGCTGTCCAAGTGGCAGTGCCCATCACTGGGCATGAAAATGCCACCCAACTTCCCGTCCCCAGCCGTATGGAATGTGTCATCTGAAGTGAACACCAGCAGCCGGGACACATTTCTCCAGCCAATCTGCTCCTGAGGCACAGTGGGGGTGGTAGGCTATGCACCTGGGCATGGCCCTTGAGCCACCCCAGCCAGCTCTGTGAGCCAAGAATGTGGCAAGCCTCACTCTGAGTCAGCTTGTCCATCCCCTTGCCTCCAGTACCTTGCTTTCTCCTGCTCTCCCCAGTCCCCCAAAGAAGGCTGCTGCTAGTGGAAGCTTACTTGTGAATTAGAAAAACATGCCTTCTCCTCAAGATACTCTCCTCAAGATATTttactccaggccgggcgcggtggctcaagcctgtaatcccagcactttgggaggccgagacgggcggatcacaaggtcaggagatcgagaccatcctggcgaacacggtga from the Macaca thibetana thibetana isolate TM-01 chromosome 11, ASM2454274v1, whole genome shotgun sequence genome contains:
- the ZNF740 gene encoding zinc finger protein 740 isoform X2, yielding MKEASLLACEGLAGVSLVPTAASKKMMLSQIAGKQAENGERAGSPDVLRCSSQGHRKDSDKSRSRKDDDSLSEPSHSKKTVKKVVVVEQNGSFQVKIPKNFVCEHCFGAFRSSYHLKRHILIHTGEKPFECDICDMRFIQKYHLERHKRVHSGEKPYQCERCHQEQPKTGPKLANSCSRNKGIWGLLTCLLSSRSCSPSPSPITVFR
- the ZNF740 gene encoding zinc finger protein 740 isoform X1, with amino-acid sequence MAQASLLACEGLAGVSLVPTAASKKMMLSQIAGKQAENGERAGSPDVLRCSSQGHRKDSDKSRSRKDDDSLSEPSHSKKTVKKVVVVEQNGSFQVKIPKNFVCEHCFGAFRSSYHLKRHILIHTGEKPFECDICDMRFIQKYHLERHKRVHSGEKPYQCERCHQEQPKTGPKLANSCSRNKGIWGLLTCLLSSRSCSPSPSPITVFR
- the ZNF740 gene encoding zinc finger protein 740 isoform X3 gives rise to the protein MAQASLLACEGLAGVSLVPTAASKKMMLSQIAGKQAENGERAGSPDVLRCSSQGHRKDSDKSRSRKDDDSLSEPSHSKKTVKKVVVVEQNGSFQVKIPKNFVCEHCFGAFRSSYHLKRHILIHTGEKPFECDICDMRFIQKYHLERHKRVHSGEKPYQCERCHQCFSRTDRLLRHKRMCQGCQSKTSDGQFSL
- the ITGB7 gene encoding integrin beta-7 isoform X2 — translated: MVALPVVLVLLLVLSRGESELDAKTPSTGEATEWGNPHLSLLGSCQPAPSCQKCIVSHPSCAWCKQLNFTASGEAEARRCARREELLARGCPLEELEEPRGQQEVLQDQPLSQGARGEGATQLAPQRVRITLRPGEPQQLQVRFLRAEGYPVDLYYLMDLSYSMKDDLERVRQLGHALLVRLQEVTHSVRIGFGSFVDKTVLPFVSTVPSKLRHPCPTRLERCQSPFSFHHVLSLTGDAQAFEREVGRQSVSGNLDSPEGGFDAILQAALCQEQIGWRNVSRLLVFTSDDTFHTAGDGKLGGIFMPSDGHCHLDSNGLYSRSTEFDYPSVGQVAQALSAANIQPIFAVTSAALPVYQELSKLIPKSAVGELSEDSSNVVQLIMDAYNSLSSTVTLEHSSLPPGVHISYESQCESPEKTEGKAEDRGQCNHVRINQTVTFWVSLQATHCLPEPHLLRLRALGFSEELTVELHTLCDCNCSDTQAQAPHCSDGQGHLQCGVCSCAPGRLGRLCECSEAELSSLDLESGCRAPNGTGPLCSGKGQCQCGHCRCNGQSSGHLCECDDASCERHEGILCGGFGRCQCGVCHCHANRTGRACECSGDMDSCISPEGGLCSGHGRCKCNRCQCSDGYYGALCDQCPGCKTPCERHRDCAECGAFGTGLLATNCSTACAHTNVTLVLAPILDDGWCKERTLDNHLFFFLVEDDARGRVVLRVRPQEKGADHTQAIVLGCVGGIVAVGLGLVLAYRLSVEIYDRREYSRFEKERQQLNWKQDSNPLYKSAITTTINPRFQEADSPTL
- the ITGB7 gene encoding integrin beta-7 isoform X1 codes for the protein MGFCHVDQGMVALPVVLVLLLVLSRGESELDAKTPSTGEATEWGNPHLSLLGSCQPAPSCQKCIVSHPSCAWCKQLNFTASGEAEARRCARREELLARGCPLEELEEPRGQQEVLQDQPLSQGARGEGATQLAPQRVRITLRPGEPQQLQVRFLRAEGYPVDLYYLMDLSYSMKDDLERVRQLGHALLVRLQEVTHSVRIGFGSFVDKTVLPFVSTVPSKLRHPCPTRLERCQSPFSFHHVLSLTGDAQAFEREVGRQSVSGNLDSPEGGFDAILQAALCQEQIGWRNVSRLLVFTSDDTFHTAGDGKLGGIFMPSDGHCHLDSNGLYSRSTEFDYPSVGQVAQALSAANIQPIFAVTSAALPVYQELSKLIPKSAVGELSEDSSNVVQLIMDAYNSLSSTVTLEHSSLPPGVHISYESQCESPEKTEGKAEDRGQCNHVRINQTVTFWVSLQATHCLPEPHLLRLRALGFSEELTVELHTLCDCNCSDTQAQAPHCSDGQGHLQCGVCSCAPGRLGRLCECSEAELSSLDLESGCRAPNGTGPLCSGKGQCQCGHCRCNGQSSGHLCECDDASCERHEGILCGGFGRCQCGVCHCHANRTGRACECSGDMDSCISPEGGLCSGHGRCKCNRCQCSDGYYGALCDQCPGCKTPCERHRDCAECGAFGTGLLATNCSTACAHTNVTLVLAPILDDGWCKERTLDNHLFFFLVEDDARGRVVLRVRPQEKGADHTQAIVLGCVGGIVAVGLGLVLAYRLSVEIYDRREYSRFEKERQQLNWKQDSNPLYKSAITTTINPRFQEADSPTL
- the ITGB7 gene encoding integrin beta-7 isoform X3; translated protein: MGFCHVDQGMVALPVVLVLLLVLSRGESELDAKTPSTGEATEWGNPHLSLLGSCQPAPSCQKCIVSHPSCAWCKQLNFTASGEAEARRCARREELLARGCPLEELEEPRGQQEVLQDQPLSQGARGEGATQLAPQRVRITLRPGEPQQLQVRFLRAEGYPVDLYYLMDLSYSMKDDLERVRQLGHALLVRLQEVTHSVRIGFGSFVDKTVLPFVSTVPSKLRHPCPTRLERCQSPFSFHHVLSLTGDAQAFEREVGRQSVSGNLDSPEGGFDAILQAALCQEQIGWRNVSRLLVFTSDDTFHTAGDGKLGGIFMPSDGHCHLDSNGLYSRSTEFDYPSVGQVAQALSAANIQPIFAVTSAALPVYQELSKLIPKSAVGELSEDSSNVVQLIMDAYNSLSSTVTLEHSSLPPGVHISYESQCESPEKTEGKAEDRGQCNHVRINQTVTFWVSLQATHCLPEPHLLRLRALGFSEELTVELHTLCDCNCSDTQAQAPHCSDGQGHLQCGVCSCAPGRLGRLCECSEAELSSLDLESGCRAPNGTGPLCSGKGQCQCGHCRCNGQSSGHLCECDDASCERHEGILCGGFGRCQCGVCHCHANRTGRACECSGDMDSCISPEGGLCSGHGRCKCNRCQCSDGYYGALCDQCPGCKTPCERHRDCAECGAFGTGLLATNCSTACAHTNVTLVLAPILDDGWCKERTLDNHLFFFLVEDDARGRVVLRVRPQEKGADHTQAIVLGCVGGIVAVGLGLVLAYRLSVEIYDRREYSRFEKERQQLNWKQLLGFGSRLAS